One window of Nymphaea colorata isolate Beijing-Zhang1983 chromosome 11, ASM883128v2, whole genome shotgun sequence genomic DNA carries:
- the LOC116263911 gene encoding photosystem I reaction center subunit psaK, chloroplastic — MATRLASPNAVMASIPHFHGLKAKSRADTLALPQAVSYKGKGAIGARCGDFIGSPTNLIMVTSTTLMLVAGRFGLAPSANRKATAGLRLVARESGLQTGDPAGFTGTDTLACGVVGHIIGVGVVLGFKYLGVI, encoded by the exons ATGGCGACCAGGCTAGCTTCTCCCAACGCTGTCATGGCTTCCATTCCTCACTTCCACGGGCTTAAAGCCAAAAGCCGAGCAGATACTCTG gcACTGCCCCAAGCAGTTTCATACAAGGGCAAAGGTGCCATTGGCGCTCGCTGCGGTGACTTCATCGGCTCTCCCACGAACCTG ATAATGGTGACGTCGACGACGTTGATGCTGGTGGCTGGACGATTCGGGTTGGCTCCATCGGCGAACAGGAAGGCGACGGCGGGACTGAGGCTGGTGGCGAGGGAGTCTGGCCTCCAAACCGGCGACCCTGCCGGCTTCACCGGCACCGACACCCTTGCCTGTGGCGTTGTTGGTCACATCATCGGCGTCGGCGTTGTCCTTGGCTTCAAATACTTGGGTGTCATCTAA